The window GCGTCACACCGGCGACCGACACGATGCGCCGGACGGTGTTGGCGTCGTGCACGAAGTTCTGCCCGAGCTTCTTCGTCGGGGTCACATCGAGTTCAGCAGCGAGCTCCCGGATCTCGGCGGGGCCGAGCAGCGCGCCCACTACTCGTCCACCGTCACGGGTTCGGCGTCCCACGCGCCGTAGACGAGTTCGGTGTTCGAGGCGATCTGCGCGGCGAGCATCGAGGCGTCGGTGCCGAGGGTCTCTGCCATCGACCGCAGGGTGATCGGGATCAGGTACGGGGCGTTCGGCCGGCCGCGGTACGGCGTCGGGGTCAGGAACGGCGCGTCCGTCTCGACCATGATCAGGTGCCGCGGCGCGACGAGCAGGGCTTCGCGGAGCGGGGCCGCGTTCTTGAACGTCACGGTGCCGGCGAACGACATGTACCAGCCGCGCTCGGCGCAGAGCCGAGCCAAGTCGGGGCCGCCGGAGAAGCAGTGGAACACCGTGCGCTCCGGAGCCCCGACGCGGTCGAGCACCTCGACCACGGCGTCGTGCGCGTCGCGGTCGTGGATCGTCAGCGCGAGGCCGTGCTCCTTCGCGATGCGGATGTGCTCCTCGAACGAGCGGATCTGGGCGTCGCGCCCGTCCTCACCGGTGCGGAAGAAGTCGAGTCCGGTCTCACCGATCGCCCGGACGCGGGGCAACGCCGCCAGCCGCTCGATGCCGGCGAGGTGCTCGTCGAGCAGCCCCTGCTCCTGCAGCGACGGCGCCTCGTTCGGGTGCAGTGCGACCGCCGCGAGCACGCGGGGTTCACGGGCGGCGATCGACGCGGACCACTGCGAAGTGGCGAGGTCGGTACCGACCTGCACGACACCGCGGACACCGACGCTGGAGGCACGGCCGAGGTGCTCGCGGTAGTCGAGCGCCCCGTCGCCACCGTCGGCGATCTCCATGTGCGTGTGGTTGTCGTAGACCGGTACCACGAGCGCCTCGGGCAACGGCGGGTAGGTCAGGTCGCGCTTGGAGCCGTCCCCGTCGCCGCGGGAGCGGAGGTGGGCGTCGGTCACGCGGCGCCCTGCTCCGCCTGCTCGATCCGCGGGAAGAGTCCGCTCTCGAGCGCCACGACGTGCGAAGCCCCCTGCCACTCGAAGGCACGATCAACCCGCTGCTCGGCGATCGAGCCGCCGGCACCGATCGACGCCCACAGCTTCTCGGTGGCCTTCGGCATCACCGGGGAGAGCAGCACCGCGACCGTGCCGAGCCCACGGAGTGCCGTGGTCAGGACGGTGCCGAGCCGCTCGCGGTTCGCGTCGTCCTTCGCCAGGGCCCACGGCTGCTGCTCGGTGATGTACCCGTTCAGGGCGTCGACGAGCTCCCAGACGGCGGCGATCGCCTCGTGCGGGGCGAATGCGGCGATGGCTGCGTCGGCACGCTCGGTGACCGACACGGCCAGGGCGTCGACGGCTTCGTCCGACTCGGTCAGGGATCCGCGTGACGGCACGGCGCCGTCGAAGTACTTCTGCAGCATCGCGACCAGGCGCGAGGCGAGGTTGCCGAAGCCGTTCGCGAGTTCGGCCTGGTACCGCGCCGAGATGTCCTCCCAGCTGAAGTTGCCGTCCTGCCCGAAGGTGATCGCGCGGAGGAAGTAGTAGCGGAAGGCGTCGGACCCGAACGTGTCGGTGATCTCCGACGGTGCGATGCCGGTCAGCTTCGACTTGGACATCTTCTCGCCGCCGACGAGCAGCCAGCCGTGGCCGAACACGCGTTCCGGCACCGGCAGGCCGGCAGCCATGAGCATCGCCGGCCAGATGACGGCGTGGAAGCGGGCGATGTCCTTGCCGACGATGTGCACGCTCGGCCAGAGGCGCTTGAAGGCCTCGTCGTCCTCGGTGCCGTAGCCCAGCGCCGTGACGTAGTTGAGCAGGGCGTCGAACCACACGTACAGGACGTGGTCGCTGTCCCACGGGATCGTGATGCCCCAGTCGAAGCTGGACCGCGAGATCGACAGGTCGCGGAGACCCTGCTTCACGAACGAGATGATCTCGTTGCGCACGCTCTCCGGCTGGATGAACAGCGGGTTCGACTCGTACAGGTCGAGCAGGCGCTGCTCGAAGTCCGACATGCGGAAGAAGTAGTTGCGCTCGGCCAGCACCTCGACCGGGATCGAGTGGATGGCGCAGACCTGCTGGCCCTCGTACGCACCGGTTCCGGGAACCAGGTCGCTCGGCTGCTTGTACTCCTCGCAGCCCACGCAGTAGAAGCCCTCGAACTCGCCGGCGTAGATGTAGCCGTCGTCGTAGAGCTTCTGCAGGAACGCCGTCACCCCGCGCTCGTGGCGCTCGTCGGTGGTGCGGATGAAGTCGTCGTTGGCCACGTCGACGGTGTCGAGCAGCGGCTTCCAGGCCTCGGTGACGAGGCGGTCGGCCCATTCCTTGGGCGTGACCTCGTTCGCCGAGGCGGTGCGCAGGATCTTCTGCCCGTGCTCGTCGGTGCCGGTGAGCAGCCAGGTGTCGTCACCCCGCTGCCGGTGCCAGCGCGCGAGGACGTCCGCGGCGACCTCGGTGTAGGCGTGCCCGATGTGGGGCACGTCGTTCACGTAGAAGATCGGCGTG of the Curtobacterium sp. TC1 genome contains:
- a CDS encoding TatD family hydrolase — its product is MTDAHLRSRGDGDGSKRDLTYPPLPEALVVPVYDNHTHMEIADGGDGALDYREHLGRASSVGVRGVVQVGTDLATSQWSASIAAREPRVLAAVALHPNEAPSLQEQGLLDEHLAGIERLAALPRVRAIGETGLDFFRTGEDGRDAQIRSFEEHIRIAKEHGLALTIHDRDAHDAVVEVLDRVGAPERTVFHCFSGGPDLARLCAERGWYMSFAGTVTFKNAAPLREALLVAPRHLIMVETDAPFLTPTPYRGRPNAPYLIPITLRSMAETLGTDASMLAAQIASNTELVYGAWDAEPVTVDE
- the metG gene encoding methionine--tRNA ligase, which produces MSDGSSFSITTPIFYVNDVPHIGHAYTEVAADVLARWHRQRGDDTWLLTGTDEHGQKILRTASANEVTPKEWADRLVTEAWKPLLDTVDVANDDFIRTTDERHERGVTAFLQKLYDDGYIYAGEFEGFYCVGCEEYKQPSDLVPGTGAYEGQQVCAIHSIPVEVLAERNYFFRMSDFEQRLLDLYESNPLFIQPESVRNEIISFVKQGLRDLSISRSSFDWGITIPWDSDHVLYVWFDALLNYVTALGYGTEDDEAFKRLWPSVHIVGKDIARFHAVIWPAMLMAAGLPVPERVFGHGWLLVGGEKMSKSKLTGIAPSEITDTFGSDAFRYYFLRAITFGQDGNFSWEDISARYQAELANGFGNLASRLVAMLQKYFDGAVPSRGSLTESDEAVDALAVSVTERADAAIAAFAPHEAIAAVWELVDALNGYITEQQPWALAKDDANRERLGTVLTTALRGLGTVAVLLSPVMPKATEKLWASIGAGGSIAEQRVDRAFEWQGASHVVALESGLFPRIEQAEQGAA